A genomic window from Lentibacter algarum includes:
- a CDS encoding ribose-phosphate pyrophosphokinase yields MKLICGNSNRPLAEAIAAHMRVPLAECNVRRFADEEVFVEIQENVRGDDVYVIQSTSYPANDNLMELLVLIDALRRSSAGRITAVIPYFGYARQDRKSAPRTPITAKLVANMITQAGAHRVLTMDLHAGQIQGFFDIPTDNLYAVPEIVRDIEKQKDRDNVMVVSPDVGGVVRARALAKRLSTGLAIVDKRRDKPGSSEVMNIIGDVSGKSCMLVDDIIDSGGTLCSAATALLESGAAEVSAYITHGVLSGKAVDRINASDLSSLVITDTIGATDAVTASSKIREISISPMFAKAITRIANGESVSVLFE; encoded by the coding sequence ATGAAATTGATCTGTGGAAATAGTAACCGTCCGCTTGCCGAAGCGATTGCCGCGCATATGCGTGTCCCTCTGGCAGAGTGCAATGTGCGCCGGTTTGCTGATGAAGAAGTCTTTGTTGAAATACAGGAAAACGTGCGGGGAGATGATGTCTATGTCATTCAATCCACCTCCTATCCCGCCAACGACAACCTGATGGAACTGCTGGTGCTTATCGACGCGCTGCGCCGATCCTCCGCCGGGCGCATCACCGCTGTGATCCCTTATTTTGGCTACGCACGACAGGATCGCAAATCAGCACCCAGAACGCCGATCACAGCGAAGCTGGTTGCGAATATGATAACTCAGGCGGGTGCACATCGGGTTCTGACAATGGATCTGCACGCAGGGCAAATTCAGGGATTTTTCGACATCCCTACGGACAATCTTTATGCGGTGCCGGAAATCGTCCGGGATATCGAAAAGCAGAAGGACCGAGACAATGTGATGGTCGTCTCACCAGACGTGGGGGGCGTAGTGCGCGCCCGCGCCTTGGCGAAACGTCTCTCGACTGGCCTGGCAATCGTGGACAAGCGCCGCGACAAGCCCGGCTCGTCTGAGGTGATGAACATCATCGGGGACGTTTCAGGCAAGTCATGTATGTTGGTCGACGACATCATCGACTCTGGCGGTACACTTTGTAGTGCTGCAACGGCCCTTTTGGAAAGCGGAGCCGCAGAGGTTTCTGCCTATATCACCCATGGTGTTTTATCCGGCAAAGCAGTCGACAGGATCAACGCTTCTGATCTATCGTCCTTGGTTATCACCGACACAATTGGCGCAACCGACGCGGTCACTGCATCATCGAAAATCCGCGAGATTTCAATTTCGCCGATGTTCGCCAAGGCCATCACGCGTATCGCCAATGGAGAGTCTGTCAGCGTGTTGTTCGAATAG
- a CDS encoding phosphoribosyltransferase family protein: MAQDKGPRYDRWYFSLMAPNTKGDKFAWLDPTSIYINGKAYHDLLDDLVADLDADEIDVIAGLDAMGFVLAAGIAARIGKGFLPIRKPGKLCVDTDSASMTNYSGQTQSMEMRLPAFAPGTRVLLVDQWVETGGTMHGAVQLVEQQKGTVAGMVAIVMEENDNTKSYREKYKVVTAIQPGTEWQRQANAQYLESFKTYKPEMAFPI; the protein is encoded by the coding sequence ATGGCTCAAGACAAAGGACCCAGATACGATCGTTGGTACTTTTCGCTGATGGCACCGAACACCAAAGGCGACAAGTTTGCATGGCTCGATCCGACTTCGATCTACATCAATGGCAAAGCGTATCATGATTTGCTTGACGACCTTGTTGCCGATCTAGATGCCGATGAGATTGACGTCATCGCTGGCCTCGATGCGATGGGCTTCGTCTTAGCGGCGGGCATTGCGGCCCGTATCGGAAAAGGATTTCTGCCCATTCGCAAACCCGGAAAGCTCTGCGTGGACACAGACAGCGCGTCTATGACCAACTACTCGGGTCAAACCCAGTCGATGGAAATGCGCCTGCCGGCCTTTGCACCGGGAACGCGGGTGTTGTTGGTGGATCAGTGGGTCGAAACGGGCGGCACGATGCATGGTGCTGTCCAGCTGGTTGAGCAGCAAAAGGGCACGGTTGCAGGCATGGTGGCGATTGTCATGGAAGAGAATGACAACACAAAGTCCTACCGGGAAAAATACAAGGTCGTCACCGCGATCCAGCCCGGCACCGAATGGCAGCGTCAGGCAAACGCGCAATATCTTGAAAGCTTCAAGACTTACAAACCCGAGATGGCGTTCCCAATTTAG
- a CDS encoding BtpA/SgcQ family protein — translation MDRNDFKQNFGATGPVILPVIHVLDSEQAEQNIKTAVAGGCSGVFLINHDFEKEKLVPIIKEMRQAFPDIWLGVNFLAVTGKYAFPILGELQKNGCKVDGYWADDARMDERRAEHDQPEADEIDAIRDSSGWTGLYIGGTAFKKQRDVDPAQYGKSARIATNYMDVVVTSGVATGHAADVSKIDTFREHCGDTALGLASGITPENAAQYADAVDLFMVATGINHDGDFYNIDPERLKRLMDLTQT, via the coding sequence ATGGATCGAAACGACTTTAAACAGAATTTTGGCGCAACTGGTCCAGTTATCCTTCCTGTAATTCATGTCCTTGACAGCGAACAGGCAGAGCAAAACATCAAAACAGCGGTTGCTGGCGGTTGCTCGGGCGTTTTTCTGATCAACCATGACTTCGAGAAGGAGAAGCTGGTCCCAATCATCAAGGAGATGCGGCAGGCGTTCCCCGATATCTGGCTTGGCGTAAATTTCCTCGCCGTGACCGGCAAATACGCCTTCCCCATTCTCGGGGAACTGCAAAAAAATGGGTGCAAGGTCGATGGCTACTGGGCCGACGACGCACGTATGGATGAACGCCGCGCGGAGCATGATCAGCCCGAAGCAGATGAGATCGACGCAATCCGCGACTCCAGCGGTTGGACCGGGCTCTATATCGGCGGCACCGCGTTCAAAAAGCAGCGAGACGTCGATCCAGCACAGTATGGCAAAAGCGCGCGCATCGCGACGAATTACATGGACGTCGTTGTAACCTCCGGCGTGGCGACCGGTCATGCAGCCGACGTGAGCAAGATCGACACATTCCGCGAGCATTGCGGCGACACTGCGCTTGGCCTTGCATCCGGCATCACACCTGAAAACGCAGCACAATACGCAGATGCGGTAGACCTTTTCATGGTCGCGACCGGCATCAACCATGACGGCGATTTCTACAATATCGATCCTGAGCGCCTGAAGCGGCTCATGGACCTCACACAGACATAA
- a CDS encoding urea carboxylase-associated family protein, which yields MASFDPSSPDGTNRSLEIAISADGTPKMNHTYTIDARCGVAVRVRAGQQLAVINPSGHQVCDFWVFAADDVGEYSSMEHLHTALGSIFPKVGDGVTSNLRRPLMTIMEDTSVGVHDTIIACCDHARYQQLGCTVYHDNCADNLRQALMAIGLKAPAIPAPFNLWMNVPVKADGSTSFAPPVSKPGDQMAFRADMDVIAVMSACPQDVTPVNGVGVAPDILEFYVTGT from the coding sequence ATGGCATCGTTCGACCCCTCTAGTCCTGATGGTACGAACCGCAGTCTTGAGATTGCTATTTCCGCTGACGGTACACCTAAAATGAACCACACCTACACGATCGACGCGCGATGCGGTGTGGCGGTGCGTGTCCGCGCAGGGCAGCAGCTGGCAGTAATAAACCCCAGCGGCCATCAAGTGTGCGATTTCTGGGTATTTGCAGCAGATGATGTGGGCGAGTATTCTTCGATGGAGCATTTGCACACCGCGTTAGGCTCGATCTTCCCTAAAGTAGGTGACGGTGTGACCTCCAACCTGCGTCGCCCATTGATGACAATCATGGAAGACACATCGGTTGGTGTGCACGACACGATCATTGCGTGCTGCGATCATGCCCGGTACCAGCAATTGGGCTGCACGGTATATCACGATAATTGTGCTGATAATCTTCGACAGGCGCTGATGGCCATCGGCCTCAAAGCGCCTGCTATTCCCGCCCCTTTCAATCTTTGGATGAACGTACCTGTGAAGGCTGACGGAAGCACCAGTTTCGCGCCGCCAGTGTCAAAGCCGGGTGATCAAATGGCCTTTCGCGCCGATATGGACGTCATCGCCGTGATGTCGGCTTGCCCTCAAGATGTCACGCCGGTCAACGGCGTGGGTGTCGCGCCAGACATTCTGGAGTTCTACGTCACAGGCACCTAA
- the argE gene encoding acetylornithine deacetylase has protein sequence MTSSTRTLQLLEKLVAFPTVSHESNLDLINWVQDLLQGAGFKVTRIWSPDRNKAGLFATIGPDVKGGACLSAHTDVVPVDGQVWTRPPFSLTDEGKRVFGRGTTDMKGFLASALAMAERIGKTPLCAPLSLSISYDEEIGCVGIRQMMPELRKLIGEPRIVIVGEPTSMQVATGHKGKTALKVTCHGQAGHSALAPQFVNAIHVAAEFVHQIRKLHDRLASGPHDDAYSIPYSTVHIGEIHGGRALNIVPETAVLHMEFRHLVETPAQDIQREIEDVAKHVSAAHQSAPPVTVEAINAYPGLNSDPSDRSVVWAHTMAGNLGITKVPFGTEAGFFAELGLKTVVIGPGDMASDGHKPNEGLTKSDLFACDAMMENILNALRSAS, from the coding sequence ATGACATCCTCAACACGGACTCTGCAACTGTTAGAAAAGCTGGTAGCCTTTCCAACAGTCAGCCACGAAAGCAATCTTGACCTCATCAATTGGGTGCAGGACCTGTTGCAAGGTGCGGGTTTCAAGGTGACGCGCATCTGGTCTCCAGACCGAAACAAGGCTGGCTTGTTCGCTACCATTGGACCCGATGTCAAAGGCGGCGCTTGTTTGTCCGCCCACACAGATGTGGTGCCAGTTGATGGGCAGGTTTGGACGCGACCACCGTTTTCGCTAACTGACGAGGGGAAACGTGTCTTTGGTCGCGGAACTACCGATATGAAAGGTTTCCTTGCTTCGGCCTTGGCTATGGCCGAGAGGATCGGAAAAACGCCGCTCTGCGCGCCGCTCAGTCTGTCGATTTCTTATGACGAGGAAATAGGCTGCGTCGGGATACGGCAAATGATGCCTGAATTACGCAAGTTGATTGGCGAGCCACGCATCGTGATCGTTGGAGAACCAACATCGATGCAGGTTGCAACAGGGCACAAAGGCAAGACAGCCCTCAAGGTGACTTGCCACGGCCAAGCAGGCCACAGCGCTCTCGCGCCCCAGTTCGTCAATGCCATTCATGTCGCGGCCGAGTTCGTGCATCAAATCCGCAAGCTTCACGACCGACTGGCTTCTGGCCCTCATGATGACGCATATAGCATTCCGTATTCGACAGTGCATATCGGTGAAATCCACGGTGGACGTGCTTTAAATATCGTTCCTGAGACTGCTGTGTTGCACATGGAGTTTCGCCACCTTGTCGAAACCCCAGCACAGGATATCCAGCGCGAAATCGAGGACGTCGCCAAACATGTGAGCGCTGCTCATCAATCTGCACCACCCGTCACAGTTGAAGCGATCAATGCCTATCCCGGTCTGAACAGCGATCCATCAGATAGATCTGTCGTGTGGGCTCACACGATGGCTGGCAATCTTGGCATAACCAAGGTGCCCTTCGGAACCGAGGCGGGATTTTTTGCAGAGCTTGGCCTCAAAACCGTCGTGATCGGACCAGGGGACATGGCGTCTGACGGGCACAAGCCGAATGAAGGTTTAACCAAAAGTGATCTTTTCGCTTGTGACGCGATGATGGAAAATATCTTGAACGCGCTCAGGTCAGCGTCCTGA
- a CDS encoding FAD-dependent oxidoreductase: MRDPRYDILFEPLKIGPVTAKNRFYQVPHCNGGGYRDPSAAAAMRGVKAEGGWGVIFTEQCEMHHTSEITPFIELRLWEDKDIPMLHKMSDKMKEHGALAGIQLAYSGVNGPNLYTKEVPMAVSAQPIRTFTNDPVQARALDKTDIKDLRRWFVNAAKRSKEAGFDLICLYGAHGFGIFQHFLSRATNHRTDEYGGSLENRARFVNEVIADMRDAVGDTMGITLRVSLDESIGELGFSNAEVRELVEMNRNLPDLWDLAQGTWEECSGPSRFKEEAAQHHLVKGIHELTDKPIVGVGRFTSPDVMVKMIKSGTLDFIGCARPSIADPFLPKKIEEGRIEDIRECIGCNICVTGDMTMSISRCTQNPTFMEEWRKGWHPERMNLKGTSSNVLVIGAGPAGLEAARAAAERGYDVALAEAGTVLGGRVARERHLPGLSAWGRVADYREYQLSQKANVESYFDSELDADSILEFGFENICVATGAKWRRDGVSRQHVVPFLTDNAMPIFTPDDLMGNVNPSGHVVIYDDDHYYMGGVMAELLIQKGCSVTLITPAAYVSEWTLNTLEQHEIHRRLAKMGVTIELNRGVTEIAKDHVVTNCMFTEMTRPLACDAILLVSSRIENNAVYNDLKLREAEWADAGIKSVKLIGDANAPGPIAWATYAGHRYARELDGEDIGDALPFRREITQLAVD, encoded by the coding sequence GTGCGTGATCCTCGGTACGACATTCTTTTTGAACCCTTGAAGATCGGGCCAGTCACGGCTAAAAACCGGTTCTATCAAGTGCCGCATTGTAATGGCGGCGGTTACCGTGATCCGTCTGCGGCCGCAGCAATGCGCGGGGTCAAGGCCGAAGGCGGCTGGGGTGTTATTTTCACCGAGCAGTGCGAGATGCATCACACCTCTGAAATCACACCGTTTATTGAGCTACGTCTTTGGGAAGACAAAGACATTCCCATGTTGCACAAGATGTCGGACAAAATGAAAGAGCACGGTGCGTTAGCGGGTATTCAGTTGGCCTATTCAGGTGTAAATGGTCCAAACCTTTACACTAAAGAGGTGCCGATGGCTGTCTCCGCACAGCCGATCCGCACGTTTACCAATGATCCGGTTCAGGCCCGCGCATTGGACAAAACCGATATCAAAGACTTGCGGCGTTGGTTTGTGAATGCGGCGAAGCGTTCCAAAGAGGCTGGCTTTGATCTGATCTGTCTCTACGGGGCGCATGGGTTCGGGATTTTCCAGCACTTTCTGAGCCGCGCAACTAACCACCGCACGGACGAATACGGCGGCAGTTTGGAAAACCGTGCGCGGTTTGTGAACGAAGTGATTGCGGACATGCGCGACGCGGTGGGTGATACCATGGGCATCACATTACGTGTCTCATTGGATGAATCTATCGGAGAACTTGGCTTCTCGAATGCCGAGGTTCGTGAGTTGGTGGAAATGAACCGCAACTTGCCTGACCTATGGGATTTGGCGCAAGGCACATGGGAAGAGTGTTCTGGCCCGTCTCGCTTCAAAGAGGAGGCCGCGCAGCATCATCTCGTCAAAGGCATCCACGAGCTGACTGACAAGCCAATCGTTGGCGTTGGGCGCTTTACCAGCCCCGATGTCATGGTCAAGATGATCAAATCTGGCACGCTGGATTTCATAGGCTGCGCACGCCCGTCGATTGCCGATCCGTTCCTACCTAAAAAGATCGAAGAAGGTCGAATCGAAGATATCCGCGAATGCATCGGCTGCAATATCTGCGTCACAGGCGACATGACAATGTCGATCAGCCGCTGCACACAGAACCCCACTTTTATGGAAGAATGGCGCAAGGGCTGGCATCCCGAACGGATGAACCTTAAGGGCACTAGCTCCAATGTTCTTGTGATTGGCGCGGGTCCTGCTGGGCTTGAGGCGGCACGTGCCGCAGCCGAGCGCGGCTATGACGTGGCATTGGCCGAGGCGGGAACGGTTCTGGGCGGACGCGTGGCCCGCGAACGCCATCTTCCTGGTCTGAGCGCATGGGGGCGCGTGGCGGATTACCGTGAATACCAGCTGAGTCAAAAAGCAAATGTCGAAAGCTATTTTGACAGCGAACTCGACGCGGATAGTATTCTTGAGTTCGGGTTTGAAAACATTTGTGTCGCAACGGGTGCAAAGTGGCGACGCGACGGTGTTTCGCGCCAACATGTCGTTCCGTTCCTGACAGATAACGCGATGCCGATTTTCACGCCAGATGACTTGATGGGAAATGTAAACCCAAGCGGCCATGTTGTGATTTATGACGACGACCACTACTATATGGGCGGCGTCATGGCAGAACTTCTGATTCAAAAGGGCTGTAGCGTCACGCTGATCACACCGGCAGCGTATGTCAGTGAATGGACCCTCAACACACTGGAACAGCATGAGATTCACCGCCGCTTGGCAAAAATGGGTGTGACCATTGAACTCAACCGTGGCGTTACAGAGATCGCGAAGGATCATGTTGTGACCAATTGCATGTTCACCGAGATGACGCGACCGCTTGCGTGTGATGCCATTTTGCTCGTGTCATCACGGATCGAGAACAACGCAGTTTATAACGACCTAAAGCTGCGCGAGGCTGAATGGGCGGATGCAGGCATTAAATCAGTCAAGCTGATTGGGGATGCCAATGCACCTGGGCCTATTGCTTGGGCAACCTATGCAGGACACCGGTATGCGCGCGAGCTGGATGGTGAGGACATCGGTGATGCGCTTCCATTCCGGCGCGAAATCACGCAGCTTGCGGTGGATTAA
- a CDS encoding LysR family transcriptional regulator: MALRFTLRQLEYFVSVGEHGSIAQASAQVNVSSPSISAAISQLEDEFGLPLFVRKHAHGLSLTQPGRQFMEQARKVLAEADSLNRLAGAISGVVQGPLSVGCLLTFAQVLLPAIRCEFQQTHPDVRMSQIECDQQTLIEKLRRADIDVALSYDLEVPPDLEFIPLRSLPLYAVVAADHPLADRKTVSVETLAEYPMVLLDLPMSRTYFMSIFERAGVAPNIVERTRDMAVMRSLVANGFGFSVANIRPHSDMSPDGRVLRFIPLEGTHRPMRLGFIVPEGARSILSVNAFIDHTAQTLSNWGFPGLPITDVA; the protein is encoded by the coding sequence ATGGCTTTGCGTTTTACCCTTCGGCAATTGGAATACTTCGTCTCTGTTGGTGAGCACGGCTCGATTGCGCAGGCGAGTGCGCAAGTCAACGTATCATCGCCCTCAATTTCAGCGGCGATTTCCCAGCTGGAAGACGAATTTGGTCTGCCGTTGTTTGTTCGCAAACACGCCCATGGATTAAGCCTGACGCAACCAGGTCGGCAATTTATGGAGCAAGCCCGCAAGGTCTTGGCAGAGGCCGATAGCCTCAATCGTCTTGCCGGTGCGATATCTGGTGTTGTGCAGGGTCCGCTGAGCGTCGGGTGCCTTTTGACATTCGCACAGGTTCTCTTGCCTGCTATTCGCTGCGAGTTTCAACAAACGCATCCAGATGTCCGCATGTCGCAGATTGAGTGTGATCAGCAGACTCTCATCGAAAAACTGCGACGTGCAGATATTGATGTCGCTCTCTCCTACGATCTTGAGGTGCCGCCAGATTTGGAGTTCATTCCTCTGCGGTCCTTGCCGCTTTATGCTGTGGTTGCCGCCGATCACCCGCTCGCGGACCGTAAGACGGTTTCGGTCGAAACTCTAGCGGAATATCCGATGGTGTTGCTCGACCTTCCAATGAGCCGCACCTATTTTATGAGTATTTTTGAACGCGCAGGTGTTGCCCCCAATATTGTTGAGCGGACGCGCGATATGGCTGTTATGCGGTCTCTGGTCGCGAATGGATTTGGCTTTTCCGTTGCCAATATACGTCCGCATTCGGATATGTCGCCGGATGGGAGAGTATTGCGGTTCATTCCTCTTGAAGGCACACATCGCCCGATGCGATTGGGCTTCATCGTGCCTGAAGGTGCCCGCAGCATTCTATCGGTAAACGCGTTTATTGATCATACGGCGCAGACACTTTCCAATTGGGGCTTTCCGGGGTTGCCGATCACCGACGTGGCTTAA
- a CDS encoding aldehyde dehydrogenase, giving the protein MLDYTKADWTKRASGLTLRHQAFINGKFVDAASGETFQSINPATDDVLADVAACDVEDVNRAVSSARAAFEAGIWSRTDPAHRKTVLLKLADLIRENLEEFALLDSLDMGKLVTDAATIDAPGSAHFFQWYAEAIDKIYDEVAPTAPGNLAIVARVPLGVVGAVTPWNFPLDMATWKAAAALAAGNSVVLKPAEQSPLSALRLAELAVESGVPDGVFNIVPGFGHTAGKALGLHMDVDCLAFTGSTMIGKKFMEYSGQSNLKQIWPETGGKSPNLVFADCENLDAAADMAAFGIFFNQGEVCSANSRLYVERSIKDEFVEKLIARAKDLQPGDPLDPASKMGAIVDKKQTDGIMRFVEAGKKTANLVAGGEQVQINGKGCFVQPTIFDDVNHDDALARDEIFGPVLSVIPFDTEGDAVRMANDSIYGLAASVWTDNLSRALRVSDSLMAGTVSVNTVDALSAMTPFGGMKQSGFGRDLSLHSFDKYTALKTTWIKYAT; this is encoded by the coding sequence ATGCTGGATTACACCAAAGCCGACTGGACCAAGCGGGCCTCTGGCCTAACATTGCGCCACCAAGCCTTTATCAACGGAAAATTCGTTGATGCCGCTTCGGGTGAGACGTTCCAGTCGATCAATCCAGCGACGGATGACGTTTTGGCTGACGTCGCCGCATGTGATGTTGAGGATGTGAACCGTGCGGTATCGTCGGCCCGAGCCGCTTTTGAGGCCGGTATTTGGTCGCGCACCGACCCTGCGCACCGCAAAACCGTGCTGTTAAAATTGGCCGATCTGATCCGTGAAAATCTAGAAGAGTTCGCGCTGCTTGATAGCCTTGATATGGGTAAACTAGTCACAGACGCGGCGACAATTGATGCGCCTGGATCAGCGCATTTCTTTCAATGGTACGCTGAAGCCATCGATAAAATATATGACGAGGTTGCGCCAACTGCCCCTGGCAATTTGGCGATTGTTGCCCGTGTTCCGTTGGGGGTTGTTGGCGCAGTGACACCTTGGAACTTCCCGCTCGATATGGCGACGTGGAAAGCGGCTGCTGCTTTGGCTGCGGGTAATTCGGTTGTCCTGAAACCGGCGGAACAATCCCCGCTTTCTGCTTTGCGCCTTGCTGAATTGGCCGTCGAATCGGGGGTGCCTGATGGGGTGTTCAATATCGTGCCTGGCTTCGGCCATACTGCGGGTAAGGCGCTCGGGCTTCACATGGATGTGGACTGCCTCGCCTTCACAGGATCGACCATGATCGGCAAGAAATTCATGGAGTATTCAGGGCAATCGAACCTCAAACAAATCTGGCCCGAAACAGGCGGCAAAAGTCCGAACCTTGTGTTTGCTGACTGCGAAAACCTTGATGCGGCGGCGGATATGGCGGCGTTCGGAATTTTCTTTAATCAGGGCGAAGTCTGCTCTGCCAATTCCCGGCTTTATGTCGAGCGGTCCATCAAGGATGAGTTCGTTGAAAAATTGATCGCGCGGGCAAAAGATTTGCAGCCGGGTGATCCGCTTGATCCGGCCTCGAAAATGGGCGCTATCGTCGATAAAAAACAGACCGATGGCATCATGCGTTTTGTCGAGGCCGGAAAAAAAACCGCCAATCTTGTGGCTGGTGGTGAGCAAGTTCAGATCAACGGCAAAGGCTGTTTTGTGCAACCGACAATCTTTGATGATGTGAACCACGATGATGCTCTTGCCCGCGACGAGATTTTTGGCCCCGTGCTGTCCGTTATTCCGTTCGACACCGAAGGCGATGCTGTGCGCATGGCCAATGACAGCATTTACGGGCTGGCCGCTTCTGTGTGGACAGATAACTTAAGCCGTGCACTGCGCGTTTCTGATAGCTTGATGGCGGGAACTGTATCGGTAAACACCGTTGACGCACTAAGTGCTATGACGCCGTTCGGGGGCATGAAGCAGTCTGGATTTGGACGCGACCTGTCGCTGCATAGCTTCGATAAATACACGGCACTCAAAACTACATGGATTAAGTATGCGACCTAA